From Pagrus major chromosome 18, Pma_NU_1.0, a single genomic window includes:
- the zdhhc15b gene encoding palmitoyltransferase ZDHHC15B, whose protein sequence is MALSRGLRCCQRVFSWIPVLIITSVVLWSYYAYVFELCLFTLTNTLEKVAYLLVFHVCFVMFSWTYWKSIFTPPASPCKKFQLSYSDKQRYEMEERPDAQKQVLVEIARKLPIFTRAQSGAIRFCDRCQVLKPDRCHHCSVCETCVLKMDHHCPWVNNCVGFSNYKFFLLFLSYSMLYCVFIAATVCQYFLKFWVGELPNGPAKFHVLFLMFVALMFFVSLMFLFGYHCWLVAKNRSTLEAFSAPVFVAGPDRNGFNVGIRRNLQQVFGEDRRLWFIPVFTSQGNGHYFPLKNRSSESRNPLLANEDMWEESDDGSDEGGLVEDQDPSVTIEMEE, encoded by the exons ATGGCTCTCTCCAGAGGTTTGAGGTGCTGTCAAAGGGTTTTCTCTTGGATACCTGTGCTTATAATAACCTCCGTGGTGTTGTGGTCGTATTACGCCTACGTATTTGAGCTATGTCTTT ttaCACTCACCAACACATTGGAAAAAG TGGCCTATCTACTGgtatttcatgtttgttttgtgatgtTCTCCTGGACCTACTGGAAGTCCATATTTACCCCCCCTGCATCACCATGCAAAAAG TTTCAGCTGTCATACTCAGACAAGCAGAGATACGAGATGGAGGAGAGGCCAGATGCTCAGAAACAAGTCCTGGTTGAGATCGCAAGGAAACTGCCCATCTTTACTCGAGCTCAGTCTGGAG CTATCAGGTTCTGCGACCGCTGCCAGGTACTGAAGCCTGACCGCTGTCACCACTGCTCGGTTTGTGAAAC atgtGTCTTGAAGATGGACCATCACTGTCCCTG GGTGAACAACTGTGTGGGCTTTTCAAACTACAagtttttcctgcttttccttTCCTACTCCATGCTGTACTGTGTATTCATTGCAGCGACAGTCTGTCAGTATTTCCTGAAATTCTGGGTG gGGGAGTTGCCAAATGGGCCCGCAAAGTTCCATGTCCTCTTCCTCATGTTTGTGGCGCTCATGTTCTTCGTCAGTCTCATGTTCCTCTTTGGCTACCACTGTTGGTTGGTGGCCAAAAACAGATCAACTCTAG AGGCCTTCTCAgctcctgtttttgttgctggACCAGACAGAAATGGCTTCAATGTCGGTATACGCAGAAACCTGCAGCAGGTATTTGGAGAGGATCGGAGACTGTGGTTCATCCCTGTCTTCACAAG CCAGGGGAACGGCCACTACTTCCCCTTGAAGAATCGGAGTTCTGAATCCCGGAATCCCTTATTAGCTAATGAGGACATGTGGGAGGAGTCAGATGACGGCTCTGACGAAGGAGGCCTGG